In Desulfosediminicola ganghwensis, a single window of DNA contains:
- a CDS encoding RiPP maturation radical SAM C-methyltransferase, which yields MISMPWAIYNRPSIQLGSLKAYVETNSEFSAHCFHPYLDIAAALGTDLYTTISDSSWAGEAVFSALLFEEKYPEAEKLFNKSLKKSAASASDRPVFEKTVKAVEEVCNSWLAETDWSSFQLVGVSVCFNQLLASLYISRKISNLAGSPPIVFGGSSCAGELGKSLLATFPWIDFVVDGEGEASLVDLLEYLTNQTGKLPDCIYSKAPVATSPLSQEITDLNALPTPDFDHYFKQLRITFPDSPFSPILPVEFSRGCWWNKCTFCNLNLQWHNYRAKNAEKMLSELSTLCKRFQCLDFTFCDNALPVGESKRFFDTMAQVEPDIRFFAEIRGTTSYESLLAFRKGGLDTIQVGIESLSTSLLTRMKKGVTTIENLAIMKHAMAAGIRLEGNLIVEFPGSTEQEVAETAENIAYVLPFHPLSAAAFFLGHGSPVACNPQEFGISAQLTHSKNKSLFPDSVLHTMTLLSSEYRGDRSKQKILWQPVRKKIEKWQEFHKLREDGQPPALRYRDGGNFIIIRQELADAPPLRHKLTGLSRQIYIFCSEIRTLDEIKKQFNSSKDSAILAFIDQLCQKRLMFREHSRVLSLAIRQRK from the coding sequence ATGATTTCAATGCCCTGGGCTATTTACAATCGTCCTTCGATTCAGCTCGGCTCTCTCAAGGCATATGTTGAGACAAACAGCGAATTCAGCGCACACTGTTTTCATCCCTATCTCGACATCGCGGCTGCGCTCGGCACTGACCTGTACACCACCATTTCAGACAGCAGCTGGGCCGGGGAGGCAGTGTTCTCCGCCCTGCTGTTTGAGGAAAAATACCCTGAGGCTGAAAAGCTCTTCAATAAGAGCCTGAAGAAATCTGCCGCATCTGCCAGTGATCGGCCCGTCTTTGAAAAGACAGTCAAGGCCGTCGAAGAAGTATGCAATAGCTGGCTGGCAGAAACCGACTGGAGCAGTTTTCAGCTTGTCGGTGTATCCGTCTGTTTTAACCAGCTACTAGCATCTCTGTATATCTCTCGCAAAATTTCCAATCTCGCAGGATCACCGCCAATCGTCTTCGGTGGCTCATCCTGTGCCGGTGAACTGGGAAAATCCCTGCTCGCCACTTTTCCCTGGATAGATTTCGTGGTCGACGGTGAAGGCGAGGCTTCACTCGTTGATCTGCTCGAATACCTCACGAACCAAACGGGAAAACTGCCGGATTGCATTTATAGCAAGGCCCCGGTGGCCACATCCCCCCTCAGCCAGGAAATAACGGATTTAAACGCACTGCCCACACCCGACTTCGATCACTACTTCAAGCAGCTCAGGATAACCTTTCCGGATTCTCCTTTCTCCCCGATATTACCCGTCGAGTTTTCCAGGGGATGTTGGTGGAACAAGTGCACCTTCTGTAATCTGAATCTGCAATGGCATAACTACAGGGCAAAAAACGCTGAAAAGATGCTCAGCGAGTTAAGCACCCTCTGCAAACGCTTTCAGTGCCTTGATTTCACTTTCTGTGACAATGCCTTGCCAGTCGGGGAAAGCAAACGTTTCTTTGACACCATGGCCCAGGTTGAGCCTGATATACGTTTTTTTGCCGAAATCCGTGGTACAACCTCTTATGAGTCTCTGCTGGCATTTAGAAAAGGAGGGCTCGATACCATCCAGGTTGGTATAGAATCTCTCTCAACATCTCTTCTTACCAGGATGAAAAAAGGGGTTACGACCATAGAAAACCTGGCAATTATGAAACATGCCATGGCCGCAGGTATTCGTCTCGAGGGCAATCTGATAGTAGAATTTCCCGGCTCCACAGAGCAAGAAGTTGCCGAGACCGCCGAAAACATTGCGTATGTTCTGCCATTTCATCCTCTTTCAGCTGCTGCCTTTTTTCTCGGCCACGGTTCTCCAGTTGCCTGCAACCCACAGGAATTTGGAATCAGTGCTCAGCTCACCCACAGTAAGAACAAGAGTCTCTTCCCTGATAGTGTGCTTCACACAATGACTCTGCTCTCTTCGGAATACAGAGGGGATCGCAGTAAACAGAAAATCCTGTGGCAACCGGTCAGGAAGAAAATCGAAAAATGGCAGGAATTCCACAAGTTGCGTGAGGACGGGCAGCCACCTGCTCTCAGATACCGTGATGGAGGCAACTTCATAATTATCCGGCAGGAGCTTGCCGACGCCCCACCCCTTCGCCACAAACTCACGGGCCTATCACGCCAGATCTATATTTTTTGCAGCGAAATTCGCACCCTGGATGAGATCAAAAAACAATTTAATTCAAGTAAAGATTCCGCAATACTTGCATTTATCGATCAACTCTGTCAAAAACGACTGATGTTCCGTGAACACAGTCGCGTCCTCTCCCTGGCAATCAGACAGCGAAAATGA
- the rpsA gene encoding 30S ribosomal protein S1 — MDSNNDSFEALFNQEATKKLRHFKPGQKVSATIIDISGESIFLDVGGKSEGIVNSAELRNEEGELQVAVGDVIEVYFLKSSGSELVFAARLGGGSGAEQLEDAFHSGIPIEGLVKAEIKGGFEITLGGNIRAFCPYSQMGLRRVEDAAATYLDTRMTFRITKFEPGGRNIVVSARAILEEEQEARREELRQTLSEGDTVEGEITSLRDFGAFADIGGIDGLIPISEVGWSRVENIADVFTVGQKVNVIIKKLDWDNNRISLSFKETLTDPWEEAVTNFPEGSTVTGKVVRLAQFGAFVNLAPGVDGLVHISKLGSGRRINHPREVVEEGQELEVIVESIDLDERRISLAPTDYVSEESKENIEKADYTSYVKKSQKKEKADSNTGSFGALLRAKMDQKKK; from the coding sequence ATGGACTCAAACAACGACAGCTTTGAAGCCCTGTTCAACCAGGAAGCCACGAAGAAGCTTCGCCATTTCAAGCCAGGCCAGAAAGTATCAGCCACCATCATCGATATCAGTGGTGAATCCATCTTCCTGGATGTCGGCGGCAAAAGTGAAGGAATCGTAAACAGCGCCGAATTACGAAACGAAGAGGGAGAACTTCAGGTCGCCGTTGGCGATGTCATTGAAGTCTACTTTTTGAAATCCAGCGGTTCAGAGTTGGTCTTTGCTGCCAGGCTCGGCGGCGGCTCAGGCGCTGAACAGCTCGAAGATGCCTTTCATAGCGGTATCCCTATTGAAGGATTGGTTAAAGCTGAAATAAAAGGTGGTTTTGAGATCACCCTCGGCGGCAACATCCGCGCCTTCTGCCCGTATTCACAGATGGGCCTCAGACGCGTTGAAGATGCCGCCGCCACCTATCTCGACACCCGTATGACCTTTCGCATAACAAAGTTTGAACCAGGCGGCAGGAACATCGTGGTGTCTGCCCGTGCCATTCTGGAAGAAGAGCAAGAGGCCAGGCGCGAAGAACTCCGCCAGACCTTATCTGAAGGTGACACGGTTGAAGGTGAAATCACCTCACTCAGGGACTTTGGCGCTTTTGCCGATATCGGCGGCATTGATGGCCTGATCCCTATTTCCGAGGTTGGCTGGAGTCGGGTGGAAAATATTGCCGACGTCTTCACCGTTGGTCAAAAGGTCAATGTTATCATCAAGAAACTTGATTGGGACAACAACCGAATCTCACTGAGTTTCAAAGAGACACTCACCGACCCTTGGGAGGAAGCTGTCACCAATTTCCCTGAAGGCTCAACTGTAACTGGCAAAGTCGTTCGCCTCGCCCAATTCGGCGCCTTTGTCAATCTGGCTCCCGGTGTCGATGGCCTGGTGCATATTTCCAAACTTGGCAGCGGCAGAAGAATCAACCACCCCCGTGAGGTGGTCGAAGAAGGTCAGGAGCTTGAGGTAATCGTTGAATCCATTGACCTGGACGAACGACGCATCAGCCTTGCACCTACCGATTACGTCTCCGAGGAATCCAAGGAGAATATTGAAAAAGCCGACTACACCAGCTATGTGAAGAAATCTCAGAAGAAAGAAAAAGCCGACAGCAATACAGGCAGCTTCGGAGCCTTGCTGAGAGCCAAGATGGACCAGAAGAAGAAGTAG
- the rlmB gene encoding 23S rRNA (guanosine(2251)-2'-O)-methyltransferase RlmB, giving the protein MRKDYKDTRPAAEKRIKLSDDLLFGTHPVVEALTREPERVTEVILLKERRGKKQDEIVELARKAKVKVSFLQSFRLIGEGASQVRHQGVLAKTSASSLIDFDTIVERFRQRIEAGEKPRLIVCDSLQDPHNLGAIIRSALASGVTGVVLTRERSAPLGGTAAKSSAGAMSHIDICQVTNLATALKKLKEAGAWVFGAIKDETAVSLYETDLNLPACIVVGSEGKGIRPLVRKECDMLISIPMEGTLDSLNSSVAAAVIMFEAMRQAACVKKGE; this is encoded by the coding sequence ATGAGAAAAGATTATAAAGATACGAGGCCTGCCGCAGAAAAACGGATCAAACTGAGTGACGATTTATTGTTTGGTACTCATCCGGTGGTCGAGGCACTCACCAGGGAGCCTGAGCGGGTTACAGAGGTCATTCTGCTGAAAGAGCGCAGAGGGAAAAAGCAGGATGAGATCGTTGAACTGGCCAGAAAGGCAAAGGTCAAAGTGAGCTTTCTGCAATCATTCAGGCTGATTGGTGAGGGGGCTTCACAGGTCCGTCATCAGGGCGTTCTGGCAAAAACCAGCGCCTCTTCGCTGATTGATTTTGATACGATTGTCGAGCGCTTCAGGCAAAGAATCGAGGCCGGTGAAAAGCCACGCCTGATAGTTTGCGACAGTTTGCAGGATCCACATAATCTCGGCGCAATTATTCGCTCTGCTCTTGCTTCAGGGGTAACAGGAGTTGTGTTGACCCGTGAGCGTTCGGCTCCTCTTGGCGGAACTGCCGCAAAATCGTCAGCTGGTGCAATGTCACACATTGATATCTGTCAGGTGACCAATCTTGCCACCGCGCTCAAAAAGCTCAAAGAGGCCGGAGCCTGGGTTTTCGGTGCCATCAAGGATGAGACTGCCGTATCACTCTATGAGACCGACCTCAATCTGCCTGCCTGTATTGTAGTGGGGAGCGAGGGGAAAGGTATCAGGCCGCTGGTGCGCAAGGAATGTGATATGCTCATTTCCATCCCGATGGAGGGGACCCTTGACTCGTTAAACAGTTCCGTCGCCGCGGCAGTGATCATGTTCGAGGCAATGCGGCAGGCGGCCTGTGTCAAAAAAGGGGAATAA
- the gmk gene encoding guanylate kinase translates to MNKGLLFVISAPSGTGKTTLLKKVMARIPGLNFSVSHTTRPPRKGEHDGKDYYFVDKDSFEEMISKQQFIEWARVHDNLYGTSVSAVRDQLDSGEDVILDIDVQGAEIIRNSVAFESVQIFIAPPSIAVLETRLRKRNTEDEDVLQLRLQNARTEMRAVDNYAYLVVNDNLEEACEVLSSIIIAERAKVRRRPTGELVRVEVDS, encoded by the coding sequence ATGAATAAAGGTTTACTGTTTGTTATTTCGGCCCCGTCCGGGACGGGAAAGACCACCTTGTTGAAAAAAGTGATGGCACGCATTCCGGGTCTGAACTTTTCGGTATCACACACCACACGGCCACCACGAAAAGGTGAGCATGACGGCAAGGATTACTATTTTGTGGACAAGGATTCTTTCGAGGAAATGATCTCGAAGCAGCAGTTTATTGAGTGGGCGAGGGTCCACGACAATCTCTATGGTACCAGCGTATCAGCTGTACGTGATCAGCTCGACAGTGGTGAGGATGTCATTCTCGATATTGATGTACAGGGAGCTGAAATAATAAGAAACTCTGTTGCATTTGAGAGCGTGCAGATTTTCATTGCACCACCGAGCATTGCGGTGCTGGAAACCAGACTAAGAAAGAGAAACACGGAAGACGAGGATGTATTGCAGCTCCGCCTGCAAAATGCCAGAACCGAAATGAGGGCTGTCGACAATTATGCCTATCTGGTGGTTAACGATAACCTTGAAGAAGCATGTGAAGTTCTTTCCTCGATAATAATTGCCGAGAGGGCAAAGGTTCGCAGACGACCAACGGGTGAGTTGGTAAGAGTAGAAGTGGATTCATGA
- a CDS encoding DUF370 domain-containing protein, giving the protein MKLLNVGFGNTVMVERVIAVVNTGSSPARKLKDIAKKDGKLIDVTEGRRTRSILVMDSSHVVLSSVQSDTITQRMQALYPEYHLAELEQRQPKEKV; this is encoded by the coding sequence ATGAAACTTCTGAATGTAGGGTTTGGAAATACGGTAATGGTTGAGAGGGTCATTGCCGTGGTGAATACAGGTTCTTCTCCGGCCAGGAAATTGAAAGATATTGCCAAGAAAGATGGCAAACTCATTGACGTTACCGAGGGGCGCCGTACCAGGTCGATTCTCGTCATGGATTCAAGCCATGTAGTTCTCTCATCAGTACAATCAGATACCATTACCCAGAGAATGCAGGCATTATATCCCGAGTACCACCTGGCTGAGTTGGAGCAGAGACAACCTAAAGAAAAAGTTTAA
- a CDS encoding YicC/YloC family endoribonuclease, with translation MAVRSMTGFGRGESEHGGRIWTVEIRCVNNRFLDLKTKLPRGYAGIEERIRKKVSEYHQRGRVDLVLSVSGDFSDLQHVSANLEIARNYHQVLVQLADEFGLDSDITLVQLSSYPDVIVREQKEEDLETIWPYIEQALVDGLENCTLMRSQEGQALAADLQGRLTNFGVTISTIDQSVPQLVQQRENNLKERLEKLLDNTEMEPMRLAQEVAMLADKTDVTEEIVRLRSHIQQFSAFIGDGGAVGRKLDFLIQEFLREVNTIASKINDAAVAHHTVDLKSELEKMREQVQNIE, from the coding sequence ATGGCTGTTCGGAGCATGACCGGTTTTGGCCGGGGCGAGAGTGAGCACGGGGGCAGGATCTGGACTGTTGAGATTCGTTGCGTAAATAATAGATTTCTCGATCTGAAGACCAAACTCCCCCGGGGTTATGCAGGCATTGAAGAGCGCATCAGGAAAAAAGTCTCTGAATATCACCAGCGTGGTCGGGTTGATCTGGTACTGTCCGTCAGTGGTGATTTTTCTGATCTGCAGCACGTGTCAGCCAACCTTGAGATTGCTCGAAATTACCATCAGGTACTGGTTCAGCTTGCCGACGAGTTCGGACTTGATAGCGACATTACACTCGTTCAGCTTTCTTCGTATCCGGATGTTATCGTTCGCGAACAAAAGGAAGAAGATCTCGAGACGATCTGGCCATATATCGAACAGGCATTAGTCGATGGGCTTGAGAATTGTACCTTGATGAGAAGCCAGGAGGGTCAGGCGCTCGCAGCTGATCTGCAGGGACGGCTCACCAACTTTGGCGTCACGATCAGCACCATTGATCAGTCTGTGCCGCAACTGGTTCAGCAGCGTGAGAATAACCTGAAAGAGCGACTTGAAAAGCTTCTGGACAATACTGAGATGGAACCGATGCGGCTCGCTCAGGAGGTTGCCATGCTTGCTGATAAGACAGATGTGACAGAGGAAATTGTTCGTTTGAGAAGTCATATTCAGCAATTTTCAGCCTTTATCGGAGACGGTGGGGCTGTTGGCAGAAAGCTTGACTTTCTTATCCAGGAGTTTCTGCGCGAGGTGAACACCATCGCTTCAAAAATCAACGACGCGGCTGTTGCGCATCATACCGTCGATTTGAAGAGTGAGCTTGAGAAGATGCGTGAACAGGTTCAGAATATAGAATAA
- a CDS encoding OmpH family outer membrane protein — protein sequence MNLKKFVVTVSLLCAFAFAGTGQAFAEVKVGVMNIQKIIALSDAGKAAKKKFEAKMGDLKSKFDVEQQELVALRQEIAKKGSAWSEEKKASKSRDFQKMQRELQEKNDDANFELKQLQEREFEPILKALEGVVNDFGKKNGYTIILDTKMGAIYFAESADVTGALVKELNKAMAK from the coding sequence ATGAATCTTAAAAAGTTTGTCGTAACCGTCTCTCTTCTCTGTGCTTTTGCCTTTGCAGGAACCGGCCAGGCGTTTGCCGAGGTAAAAGTAGGAGTAATGAACATTCAGAAGATTATTGCTCTCTCTGATGCCGGTAAAGCAGCCAAGAAGAAGTTCGAAGCCAAAATGGGCGATCTGAAATCCAAGTTCGATGTTGAACAGCAGGAACTCGTCGCTCTTCGTCAGGAAATAGCTAAAAAAGGTTCTGCCTGGAGCGAAGAAAAAAAGGCTTCAAAATCTCGTGATTTCCAGAAAATGCAGCGCGAGTTGCAGGAAAAGAACGACGACGCCAACTTCGAGCTGAAACAACTGCAGGAAAGAGAGTTTGAGCCAATTCTTAAGGCGCTCGAAGGTGTTGTGAATGATTTTGGCAAGAAAAATGGTTACACTATAATTCTTGACACCAAAATGGGTGCTATTTACTTTGCCGAAAGTGCAGATGTAACTGGCGCACTTGTTAAAGAATTGAATAAGGCCATGGCGAAGTAA
- a CDS encoding OmpA family protein, whose protein sequence is MIGNVRAVLPALLCVSVLTLAGCGSKSATDTEMKADAGDAMGVEEPLVTEKPAITISEGRTSAPMLPVYFEFDSSDIRGDQVSRIQVNADFLKESADTTIRIEGNTDPRGTKEYNMALGERRALGAKKYLMNLGIEEQRMSTISYGEERILLQGQDELSWAQNRRDDFVIVE, encoded by the coding sequence ATGATAGGAAATGTTCGGGCGGTATTGCCTGCATTATTGTGTGTATCTGTACTTACGCTTGCAGGTTGTGGTTCCAAATCAGCCACAGATACTGAAATGAAGGCAGATGCCGGCGATGCGATGGGCGTCGAGGAGCCTCTGGTAACCGAAAAGCCAGCAATCACAATCAGTGAGGGGCGCACCAGCGCACCAATGCTGCCTGTGTATTTTGAGTTCGATTCTTCTGATATCCGTGGGGATCAGGTTTCGCGTATTCAGGTAAACGCTGATTTCTTGAAAGAAAGTGCCGATACCACCATTCGTATCGAGGGTAACACCGATCCACGCGGCACCAAAGAATATAACATGGCTCTTGGTGAGCGTCGTGCTCTGGGTGCAAAGAAATACCTCATGAACCTCGGTATTGAAGAGCAGCGTATGTCCACCATCAGTTATGGTGAGGAGCGTATTCTCCTTCAGGGTCAGGATGAGCTCTCTTGGGCCCAGAATCGTCGTGATGACTTTGTTATTGTAGAGTAA
- the glgP gene encoding alpha-glucan family phosphorylase: MSQRHFEKVWNRLTDKKNDVIVYITMEIGADPDVYDPVRALLESRQLLPHTPDTDPLKDPLFQRYARDTSKIPTYSGGLGVLAGDTLKSFADCHLPAVAISLLYKQGYFNQVVDSQLGQISCGVKWSPETTPGLYLLHDPMEKDQPLTIELPFFSRDLNDHNKEHLIFAQIWVKLEFSQNCDYFVPEFLLDFAVDANPPIIRNAAAQLYNAESSLTKAIQRRILGMGILPTLRKIGISPATFHLNEQHGVVVAMQLIAEELHNTQLRNGKSAVTRKEIMMAAEKVASRLVYTIHTPVVAGHDRFDKMLYKGICSTTCSEILDVLAHDKDHPGQYNFTAMAMRVNRSANSVSRLHRDVTHKQFPDFTQKISAITNGVHHLTWISAARADVFDKFEVLKGWRENPGVFTEVAQLDQDVSFQQSLLEAWRQDNRSLIKHVNEMLQLHRRQTVETWIDPPNYLSTILHREVLLEPDMLTFGFARRFSTYKRADLIFYDIDRLCNIIAKYGKPVYFLFAGKAHPADEPGKHVLIDLLKRQQELLEKSGNLAKLIFIPGYDMSIAKILVSGVHCWLNCPKRPLEASGTSGMKAAMNGVPNVSIMDGWWVEGYHNGLTGWKFGREGEINLDSLSEKRETLLYQEDSNSFYKLLPSLINDFYKSENSEVFLRKGIENLKRNIPIFNTHRMAAEYLQRYHLNLPDEQIAKMDGYAKLYSSDI, from the coding sequence ATGAGCCAGAGACATTTTGAGAAAGTGTGGAATAGGCTCACCGATAAAAAAAATGATGTCATCGTATATATAACCATGGAGATTGGTGCAGATCCGGACGTTTATGACCCGGTTAGAGCATTGCTCGAATCGAGACAACTCCTGCCGCATACACCTGACACTGATCCCCTGAAAGATCCACTATTCCAACGCTACGCCAGAGATACCAGCAAAATACCAACCTATAGCGGTGGTCTTGGTGTACTCGCAGGCGATACTTTAAAAAGTTTTGCTGATTGCCACCTTCCCGCTGTTGCCATCAGCCTGTTGTACAAACAAGGATATTTCAACCAGGTCGTCGACTCCCAACTCGGCCAGATTTCCTGCGGTGTTAAATGGTCGCCCGAAACCACTCCCGGTCTTTACCTACTTCATGACCCAATGGAAAAGGATCAACCTCTTACCATTGAGTTACCTTTTTTTTCGAGAGATCTTAATGATCACAACAAGGAACATCTGATCTTTGCCCAGATCTGGGTCAAACTCGAATTCAGTCAGAATTGTGATTATTTTGTGCCGGAATTCCTGCTCGATTTTGCAGTCGATGCCAATCCGCCAATCATCCGGAATGCTGCTGCACAGCTCTACAACGCAGAGTCATCTCTCACCAAAGCTATTCAACGGAGAATCCTCGGAATGGGCATCCTGCCGACCCTCAGGAAAATTGGAATCAGCCCAGCAACGTTTCATCTGAACGAACAGCATGGAGTAGTAGTGGCCATGCAGCTGATTGCTGAGGAGCTACACAATACCCAGTTACGAAACGGAAAATCAGCTGTAACCAGAAAAGAAATCATGATGGCTGCAGAAAAAGTGGCCAGCAGGCTTGTTTACACTATCCACACTCCTGTGGTTGCCGGACATGACCGATTCGATAAAATGCTCTACAAGGGTATATGCAGTACTACCTGCAGCGAAATCCTCGATGTCCTTGCTCACGACAAAGATCACCCTGGTCAATATAACTTTACCGCCATGGCCATGCGTGTTAACCGCTCTGCGAACAGTGTCAGCAGGCTACACCGCGATGTAACGCACAAACAGTTCCCTGATTTCACACAAAAAATATCTGCTATTACCAATGGTGTCCACCACCTCACCTGGATCAGCGCAGCCAGGGCTGACGTCTTTGACAAGTTCGAAGTATTAAAAGGATGGCGCGAAAACCCTGGCGTCTTTACTGAAGTAGCTCAACTTGACCAGGATGTATCTTTTCAGCAATCGCTGCTTGAGGCCTGGCGTCAGGATAACCGGTCTCTGATAAAGCACGTTAATGAGATGCTCCAATTGCATCGCAGACAAACAGTGGAAACCTGGATCGATCCGCCTAACTATTTATCAACCATACTTCACAGAGAGGTTCTTCTTGAGCCGGATATGTTAACATTCGGTTTTGCGCGCCGATTTTCAACATATAAGCGGGCAGATCTGATTTTTTATGACATAGATCGTCTCTGCAACATTATCGCCAAATACGGTAAACCTGTTTACTTTCTCTTTGCAGGAAAGGCCCACCCTGCAGACGAACCAGGCAAGCACGTGCTTATCGACCTGCTCAAGCGCCAGCAGGAGTTGCTGGAAAAAAGCGGCAACCTCGCCAAGCTGATTTTTATTCCGGGCTATGACATGTCCATTGCCAAAATCCTTGTTTCCGGTGTGCATTGTTGGCTCAACTGCCCTAAACGCCCACTGGAAGCTTCCGGCACCAGCGGCATGAAAGCAGCCATGAATGGTGTGCCAAACGTTTCAATCATGGACGGATGGTGGGTTGAAGGTTACCATAATGGTCTGACAGGTTGGAAATTCGGACGTGAAGGTGAGATTAATCTGGATAGTCTGAGCGAAAAGAGGGAAACTCTTTTGTATCAGGAAGACTCCAACTCCTTTTACAAATTGCTTCCTTCTCTGATCAACGATTTTTACAAATCAGAAAATTCTGAGGTCTTTTTACGGAAAGGGATCGAAAACCTAAAGAGAAATATACCAATTTTCAATACCCATCGGATGGCTGCAGAGTATCTGCAGCGGTACCATCTCAATCTGCCTGATGAACAAATTGCGAAAATGGATGGGTATGCCAAACTTTACAGTAGTGATATTTAA
- a CDS encoding radical SAM protein: protein MIHPTEIPSLVIADDQGTITDFPDLQMCGSAAGEFVRPELDDLIPLPEGSELFALPMRLPVGCDPDSGEPLLLEEDPFEPGRDIQAVAAFMSPAHTSALSSAFQTKKGAPTLPLFAYTAVGWFNNQFWVPAFRSDSDIRQDCDQYKQETVNRKTKAVLKANANNRLIQHLGKCCLTYGCPAARNYFLGRWEAPLPTSPECNARCVGCISLQESGCCPSTQDRIAFVPTPHEICQMAVAHLNTAERAIVSFGQGCEGEPLLQASTIEKAIGLIRQKTSKGTVNLNSNASLPDKVENLARAGLDSLRVSLNSVQEDRYLRYYRPKGYCFDDVKKSIAVMKSHGKFVSLNYFILPGFTDSPQEFDSLCSFVEELSPDFIQLRNLNMDPEWYLKTIDFQPTEKALGVRNWLSLLKEECPTLKFGYFNPPLANGFTIKP, encoded by the coding sequence GTGATTCATCCAACTGAAATACCTTCTCTGGTCATCGCGGATGATCAGGGAACTATCACAGATTTTCCGGACCTGCAGATGTGCGGCAGCGCCGCTGGAGAATTTGTGCGTCCAGAACTGGATGACCTCATTCCCCTGCCTGAAGGCAGCGAACTTTTCGCTCTGCCAATGAGGCTTCCGGTTGGCTGCGACCCTGACAGTGGTGAACCGCTGCTCCTTGAGGAAGACCCCTTCGAACCCGGCCGTGATATTCAGGCTGTTGCCGCATTCATGTCACCGGCTCACACCAGTGCGCTGAGCAGCGCTTTTCAGACGAAGAAAGGTGCTCCCACTCTCCCGCTCTTTGCCTACACTGCCGTTGGTTGGTTTAACAACCAGTTCTGGGTGCCTGCTTTTCGCAGCGACTCCGATATCCGGCAGGACTGCGATCAGTACAAGCAGGAAACAGTCAACCGCAAAACCAAAGCAGTTCTTAAAGCGAATGCAAATAACAGATTGATCCAGCATCTGGGCAAATGCTGTCTCACCTATGGTTGCCCTGCAGCAAGAAATTATTTTCTCGGGCGCTGGGAAGCACCTCTACCTACATCGCCTGAATGTAATGCCCGTTGTGTAGGTTGTATATCGTTGCAGGAATCGGGTTGCTGCCCTTCAACCCAGGATCGAATAGCTTTTGTTCCGACTCCGCATGAAATTTGCCAGATGGCAGTCGCTCATCTTAATACAGCAGAAAGGGCTATTGTCAGTTTCGGCCAGGGATGTGAGGGAGAGCCACTGCTGCAGGCCAGTACCATCGAAAAGGCAATAGGCCTTATCCGCCAAAAAACATCCAAGGGTACAGTCAACCTAAACTCCAATGCCAGCTTGCCCGATAAAGTAGAAAACCTCGCTCGAGCGGGTCTTGACTCGCTCCGGGTCAGCTTGAATTCAGTTCAGGAAGACCGTTATCTCAGATACTATCGCCCCAAAGGATATTGCTTCGATGACGTGAAAAAATCGATAGCAGTAATGAAATCTCACGGTAAATTCGTCTCACTGAATTACTTCATCCTGCCGGGATTTACCGACTCTCCTCAGGAGTTTGATAGTTTATGTAGCTTTGTTGAAGAGTTGTCCCCTGACTTTATTCAACTGAGAAACCTCAACATGGATCCCGAGTGGTACCTGAAAACAATTGATTTTCAGCCGACCGAAAAAGCACTGGGTGTTCGCAATTGGCTCAGCTTGCTTAAAGAGGAATGTCCCACATTGAAATTTGGCTATTTTAACCCTCCTTTAGCCAACGGCTTCACAATTAAACCCTGA
- a CDS encoding Fur family transcriptional regulator: MESLPNMRLTTQRQVILEELGKVTSHPTANEVYDMVRKRLPRIGLGTVYRNLELLADSGVILKLEVGGTQKRFDATVDPHYHIRCASCGKVDDIDIPVQEHINVAAMEASQYEVIGHHIEFSGVCGTCRKNGM, encoded by the coding sequence ATGGAATCTCTACCGAATATGCGACTGACCACTCAGCGCCAGGTTATTCTCGAAGAACTCGGCAAGGTTACTTCCCACCCGACTGCCAACGAAGTTTATGATATGGTTCGCAAGAGGTTGCCGAGGATTGGCCTTGGCACCGTTTACAGAAACCTTGAATTGCTTGCTGACAGCGGAGTAATCCTCAAATTAGAGGTCGGTGGTACCCAGAAGCGTTTCGACGCAACTGTAGATCCTCATTACCACATACGCTGCGCCAGCTGTGGCAAAGTTGACGATATAGACATCCCCGTCCAGGAACACATCAATGTAGCTGCCATGGAAGCCAGCCAATATGAGGTGATTGGTCACCACATCGAATTTTCCGGAGTTTGTGGTACCTGCCGTAAAAATGGCATGTAA